The following proteins come from a genomic window of Gammaproteobacteria bacterium:
- a CDS encoding MFS transporter, which produces MSVPKKFGPIVLAEGYTRLNAFGVLLGGFSIIPLLAFMGLIMPTLLKEVFEIDPAFHGRMTGNLGVLQEVIVIALMGVVGAVSDNFGRRMLMVVGLCLVGLGLLVYPLAENELQIYGYRAVFALGAATAPLMYGTSMQDTPANRSRGQFIGFGSIATGGGVIVMGLTIARLPEYLVARGFTPGDAGIYTCWCMVAFAAIVALMVRLTWRAGRVAAGEPRMPIGRNLKQGFSGAARNPRIALAYLTSFASRGDLVVILTFLSLWVVQDGWDAGLSTGEGTRRAGIMIAAINGIGLLVAVFIGRFVDRMNRVLAVFIAFAVAGAAYLGMALVADPYLNIALVACVFVGIGEIAVIITGNALLGQEAPKARRGAVVGVFGLIGAFSILCTNYFGGIVFDKISRVAPFVMMGIVNLVVALAALYVLIRAPGMSAKEVRTST; this is translated from the coding sequence GTGAGCGTGCCGAAAAAATTCGGTCCGATCGTCCTTGCGGAAGGCTACACGCGGCTGAACGCGTTCGGCGTGCTGCTGGGCGGTTTTTCGATTATTCCATTGCTGGCCTTCATGGGCCTGATCATGCCGACTCTTCTCAAGGAAGTGTTTGAGATTGACCCCGCTTTTCACGGGCGGATGACGGGCAACCTGGGAGTGCTGCAGGAAGTGATCGTGATCGCGCTGATGGGGGTGGTCGGTGCGGTGTCCGACAATTTCGGCCGGCGCATGTTGATGGTCGTGGGGCTGTGCCTGGTGGGCCTGGGGCTTCTGGTCTATCCGCTTGCCGAGAACGAACTGCAGATTTACGGATATCGGGCGGTATTCGCGCTCGGCGCCGCGACGGCTCCCCTGATGTACGGGACTTCCATGCAGGACACCCCGGCGAACCGTTCGCGCGGCCAGTTCATCGGGTTCGGCAGCATTGCCACGGGCGGGGGCGTCATCGTGATGGGTCTTACGATTGCGAGGCTGCCCGAATACCTGGTCGCGCGCGGCTTCACTCCCGGGGACGCCGGCATCTACACCTGCTGGTGCATGGTGGCTTTCGCGGCCATCGTCGCGCTGATGGTCCGGCTGACCTGGCGCGCCGGCCGCGTGGCGGCAGGGGAACCACGCATGCCTATCGGGCGAAACCTGAAGCAAGGGTTCTCCGGAGCGGCTCGGAATCCGCGAATCGCGCTCGCATACCTGACTTCGTTCGCTTCCCGGGGCGACCTGGTCGTGATCCTGACTTTCCTGTCGCTCTGGGTGGTTCAGGACGGCTGGGACGCAGGCCTGAGCACCGGCGAGGGCACGAGAAGGGCCGGCATCATGATTGCGGCTATCAACGGTATCGGGCTTCTTGTGGCCGTCTTTATCGGTCGGTTTGTGGATCGCATGAACCGTGTTCTCGCGGTTTTCATTGCGTTTGCGGTTGCCGGTGCCGCGTATCTGGGCATGGCCTTGGTAGCGGATCCGTACCTGAACATTGCGCTGGTCGCGTGCGTATTTGTGGGCATAGGCGAGATTGCCGTCATCATCACCGGCAACGCGCTACTGGGGCAGGAGGCGCCGAAGGCGAGACGTGGCGCGGTGGTCGGCGTGTTCGGCCTAATCGGTGCTTTTTCCATCCTTTGCACGAACTACTTCGGCGGGATCGTCTTCGACAAGATCAGCCGCGTGGCGCCGTTCGTCATGATGGGCATAGTGAACCTCGTCGTGGCGCTGGCTGCGCTGTACGTGCTGATCCGCGCACCGGGGATGTCGGCGAAGGAAGTCCGCACTTCGACCTGA
- a CDS encoding DUF1838 domain-containing protein: MKRAFGGGEALPLSRRDALIFPAAAAAAAALAPFRPAQAAEPPETTYMPPSEGRVRSEFFAFDNPLDKMTAEFRIYRDLADEADVLLWYHFTMFIVAEGRRVEPVVRYEGIEFSHHKRIDTHVFRVHGHNTSYPRHPVTGEFIDRVQNPVTGETVKVEPTILTEDPGMLYSPEGKHPLDREGDGYTPTSTVFRIEDDIVKAEQIRVPPDNWVTPFIETSHNWTARSLFEDPSITRLPMGTAGGYVFPYPRWLQMGDIPGHMFAIWSGKKLDGVHQLPAEYFARIERDNPELLVVDLSPFEN, encoded by the coding sequence ATGAAGCGGGCTTTTGGCGGCGGCGAAGCGCTGCCTTTATCGCGCCGTGACGCGCTGATCTTTCCGGCCGCTGCCGCGGCTGCCGCGGCGCTTGCACCTTTTCGCCCGGCACAGGCCGCAGAGCCTCCGGAAACTACCTACATGCCGCCTTCGGAAGGCCGGGTGCGCTCGGAATTCTTCGCCTTTGACAACCCGCTCGACAAGATGACCGCCGAGTTCCGCATCTATCGCGACCTGGCGGACGAAGCGGATGTGCTGCTCTGGTATCACTTCACGATGTTCATCGTCGCCGAGGGACGGCGCGTGGAGCCCGTGGTGCGCTATGAGGGAATCGAGTTCTCTCATCACAAGCGAATCGACACGCATGTCTTTCGCGTGCACGGGCACAACACCTCCTATCCGCGCCATCCGGTAACGGGCGAGTTCATCGATCGTGTCCAAAACCCCGTAACGGGCGAAACGGTCAAGGTGGAGCCGACCATTCTCACGGAAGATCCGGGAATGCTGTATTCGCCGGAGGGCAAGCATCCGCTGGACCGGGAAGGCGACGGCTACACGCCCACCAGTACGGTATTCCGAATCGAGGACGACATCGTGAAGGCGGAGCAGATTCGTGTGCCGCCGGACAACTGGGTGACCCCGTTCATCGAAACGTCGCACAACTGGACGGCCAGATCCCTGTTCGAGGACCCCTCCATCACGAGGCTGCCCATGGGAACGGCCGGCGGCTATGTCTTTCCCTATCCCCGGTGGCTGCAGATGGGCGACATCCCCGGCCACATGTTCGCCATCTGGAGCGGCAAGAAGCTCGATGGCGTGCACCAGTTGCCGGCCGAGTATTTCGCCCGCATCGAACGGGACAATCCGGAGCTGCTCGTCGTGGATCTGAGCCCGTTCGAAAACTGA
- the thpR gene encoding RNA 2',3'-cyclic phosphodiesterase, with protein MPRSGNRRLFFGLWPDDDLRTRVVRATRAEVRGTGGKPTPPENLHMTLHFLGPTPEELIHRLIERVSTLPLDPFELTLEQYGYWQRARTLWLGPNETPLPLAELARDIGRISHELGLPRNRRAFIPHMTLARKVNRLTPREPPLPLHWPVNEFVLVESVLGGRHSRYTILEHFG; from the coding sequence ATGCCCCGGTCCGGCAACAGGCGCCTGTTCTTCGGGCTATGGCCCGACGACGATCTTCGCACCCGCGTCGTACGCGCCACCCGCGCCGAAGTGAGGGGCACGGGCGGCAAGCCCACGCCGCCCGAAAATCTGCACATGACGCTGCATTTCCTCGGACCGACTCCGGAAGAACTCATTCATCGTCTGATCGAGCGGGTATCCACATTGCCGCTGGACCCGTTCGAGTTGACGCTGGAGCAATACGGCTACTGGCAGCGTGCAAGAACCCTATGGCTGGGACCGAATGAAACCCCTCTCCCGCTGGCGGAACTGGCCCGCGATATCGGCCGGATCTCGCACGAACTGGGGCTGCCCCGAAACCGGCGCGCGTTCATCCCGCACATGACACTGGCGCGCAAGGTCAACCGCCTAACTCCGAGGGAACCGCCTCTTCCGTTGCACTGGCCCGTAAACGAGTTTGTGCTGGTGGAGTCGGTGCTCGGCGGTCGCCATTCCCGCTATACCATCCTTGAGCACTTCGGCTGA
- a CDS encoding MFS transporter, with amino-acid sequence MSELSEPRRIGPLTLTLGYTWLNAGGVMFAGLTVIPLLGFIGFIQPYLLTDTFGIAEEVQGRLTGRLASLQEIVVLLLMGIVGASSDNYGRRVIMVIGLGFVALGLLIYPLAQNEFQIYAYRAVFAIGAAFVPVMYSASLQDLPANRSRGFLLGLGSVCTAVGMGLMSRNVGVFLSYLESLGISSADANLYMCWLMVGFALLVALVIRLSWRSGQVAHNQPRDHLWAKVGKGFSEAAKNPRIALAYMTSFASRGDLVAVGIFLPLWVAQRSHDLGLTNAEGALRAGIMYVLIFGTGIIWSPIMGFIADRLNRVLTVCLGFSVAGLAYFAMYLANDPFVSAALLASVAVGIGEISALLSGGALLGQEAPKERRGAIVGVFGLVGAFSILCTSYFGGIVFDKIGRGAPFAMMGIINFLVVIAALVVLVRAPGMSAKEVRAST; translated from the coding sequence ATGAGTGAATTGAGCGAACCCCGGCGAATCGGTCCGCTGACCCTTACATTGGGATATACGTGGCTCAACGCCGGCGGCGTGATGTTTGCCGGGCTCACGGTCATACCGCTGCTGGGATTCATTGGGTTCATCCAGCCCTACCTCCTGACGGACACATTCGGAATTGCCGAAGAGGTCCAGGGCCGACTGACGGGGCGACTGGCCTCCCTGCAGGAGATCGTGGTCCTGTTGCTGATGGGCATTGTGGGCGCGTCTTCAGACAATTACGGTCGCCGCGTGATCATGGTCATCGGGCTGGGCTTCGTGGCCCTGGGCCTGCTGATCTACCCGCTGGCGCAGAATGAATTCCAGATATACGCCTACCGGGCGGTGTTCGCCATAGGCGCAGCGTTCGTGCCGGTTATGTACAGCGCGTCGTTGCAGGATCTGCCGGCCAATCGTTCGCGCGGATTTCTACTTGGCCTCGGAAGCGTTTGCACGGCCGTGGGTATGGGCTTGATGTCACGGAATGTCGGCGTATTTCTCAGCTACCTGGAAAGCCTGGGAATCAGCTCGGCCGACGCCAATCTCTATATGTGTTGGCTGATGGTCGGGTTTGCGCTGCTCGTCGCGCTCGTGATCCGCTTGTCCTGGCGCTCGGGACAGGTTGCCCATAATCAGCCGCGGGACCACCTTTGGGCCAAAGTGGGCAAAGGTTTCTCCGAGGCCGCGAAAAACCCGCGAATCGCACTCGCATACATGACCTCCTTCGCCTCCAGGGGTGACCTGGTTGCGGTGGGCATATTCCTTCCGTTGTGGGTGGCTCAACGCAGCCATGACCTGGGCCTGACCAACGCTGAGGGTGCGCTTAGGGCAGGCATCATGTACGTCCTCATCTTCGGGACCGGAATCATTTGGTCACCCATCATGGGATTTATTGCCGACCGTTTGAATCGAGTGTTGACCGTGTGCCTGGGTTTCAGTGTGGCAGGATTAGCCTACTTCGCCATGTACCTGGCCAATGACCCGTTTGTTTCCGCAGCGCTGTTGGCCAGTGTTGCCGTAGGTATTGGCGAAATATCCGCGCTGTTGTCGGGGGGCGCACTGCTTGGACAGGAAGCGCCGAAGGAGAGGCGTGGCGCCATCGTCGGCGTGTTCGGGCTGGTGGGCGCGTTCTCGATCCTCTGCACGAGCTACTTCGGAGGAATCGTGTTCGACAAGATCGGCAGGGGCGCGCCGTTTGCGATGATGGGCATCATCAACTTCCTCGTGGTCATCGCTGCGCTGGTCGTGCTGGTGCGCGCCCCGGGCATGTCCGCCAAGGAAGTCCGCGCCTCCACATAA